In the Terriglobales bacterium genome, GGCGCAGTGGGAAAGTGGAGCGCGCGTCTCTTGGTCAAGCTGGTTTCGGGGACGTGCATGCGGCCGAGGCGGGGCCGAAGCGTGCGGTTCAGGCGGAATCGAAGACCACCCCGGTTGAGATTCTGTCGAAACTGAATCCGGAATACACGGACCAGGCGCGCAAGGCGCGGATCGAAGGCGAAGTAGTTCTGGAGGCATCTTTCTCCACTGGTGGACAGGTGAGGGTGTTGCGGGTGGTCAAGGGCCTGGGATATGGCCTGGACGAGTCCGCGACGCGGGCGGCGGAGAAGATCCGTTTCAAGCCGGCGCAGCGTGATGGCCAGTCGGTGGACACCGTGGCGATGGTGCACGTTGTGTTTCAGATGGCGTACTGAGTTTTGTTGACACCGTTTCTGCAGGCGTGCAAACGCTCTGCGGGTTCCAAGAGATCACCCCACTTGCCCAGCCGGCACGTGGTAGGCTCCCCCGGGAAGGAAAGGCTAGTCAGGCAATGCGAGTCAGATATTCAGTAGTGTTGTTGTTTTTTGCCGTAGCGCTGGCGGCACAGGACAGACCTGTGACCCTCACCAGCGCTGGGGATCAGATCATCCTGCGCATTACACAGCGGGAGAACGAGCTGGCCACCAATCTGCGCCAGTTCAGCCCGCTGGTGGAGACTTACATCCAGATCCTCGAGCCTGACGCAGAGCTGGGTTATGTCCCCAAAGATGACCGCTATTTCCTGGGCAAGCTGAACCTGAAAGACAAAGTGGAAGAGGCGTCTTACGACGAGCAGCAGCCGAAGGGGAAGATGAAGAACGCGCTCTCCAGCATGTCGGGGTTATTCAGTCTCTTTGGAACGAAGCTGGACCGGCGCGGTTTTCTATACACCGCTCTGGTGGATGACGGTGGCTTCACTCCCGAGAACTACGAGTTTGAGTATGTGCGCCGCGAGTTTCTGGGCGAAGTGCGCTGCCTGGTGTTCAACGTAGTTCCCAAGAAGGGCGCAAAGGGGGTGCATTTTCTGGGGCGCATGTGGGTTGAGGATCAGGGCTACAGCGTGGTGCGCTTCAACGGCGTACGCACACCCAGCACGATGACCAGCAAATATATTCACTTCGATAGCTGGCGTGTCGAGGTAGCTCCGGGAATGTGGCTGCCCGCGCTGGTGTACACGGAAGAATCCAATCTGAAATTCGGCATGGGCAAGGGAATGCGCTTCAAAGGGCAGACCCGCTTCTGGGGTTACAACGTAACCCGCGGACTGCGCGCGCCCGACGAGCTGACGCATATCTCGGTCGATAACGCCACGCAGGCGGTGAAGGATGAGAGCCAGGCGTCGATGGACATGTCGCCGCTGAAAGCTGAGCACGTCTGGCAAAGCCAGGCAGAAGACAGCGTGCTGGAAAAGATTCAGCGAGCTGGTCTGCTGGCGCCGGAAGGGGAAGTCGACAAGGTACTGAAGACGGTCATCAACAATCTGATCATCACCAACAATCTGGACTTGCCAAACGACGTTCGCTGTCGCGTCTTGCTGACTGCGCCTCTGGAGTCCTTTACCGTGGGGAACACGATTATCGTGAGCCGCGGGATGCTGGATGTGCTTCCGGACGAAGCCACGCTGGCAGCGATGCTGGCGCATGAGCTGGCGCATATCGTACTCGGCCACCAGGTGGACACGCAGTATGCCTTCTACGATCGCACGCTATTTCCTGATGAGGATGTATTTCGGCGCATCGCCGTCAGCCACACTGAGGCTGAAGAAGCCGCTGCAGATAAAAAGTCGATCGAATTGCTGAAGAAGTCGCCGTACGCCGACAAACTGCAGAATGTCGGGCTATTTCTAAAGACGGTAGCTGCCCGCTCTCCCAATTTGCCCA is a window encoding:
- a CDS encoding M48 family metalloprotease, whose protein sequence is MRVRYSVVLLFFAVALAAQDRPVTLTSAGDQIILRITQRENELATNLRQFSPLVETYIQILEPDAELGYVPKDDRYFLGKLNLKDKVEEASYDEQQPKGKMKNALSSMSGLFSLFGTKLDRRGFLYTALVDDGGFTPENYEFEYVRREFLGEVRCLVFNVVPKKGAKGVHFLGRMWVEDQGYSVVRFNGVRTPSTMTSKYIHFDSWRVEVAPGMWLPALVYTEESNLKFGMGKGMRFKGQTRFWGYNVTRGLRAPDELTHISVDNATQAVKDESQASMDMSPLKAEHVWQSQAEDSVLEKIQRAGLLAPEGEVDKVLKTVINNLIITNNLDLPNDVRCRVLLTAPLESFTVGNTIIVSRGMLDVLPDEATLAAMLAHELAHIVLGHQVDTQYAFYDRTLFPDEDVFRRIAVSHTEAEEAAADKKSIELLKKSPYADKLQNVGLFLKTVAARSPNLPNLIHPHLGNRLAEQGQVVRMSELAASAPELQMNKSDQVTALPIGGRIKVDPWNDKVELMKGKPLAALSAREKQPFEITPIYPYLTRSKVEAPAQAGVPVSETPEMNVTGAVKTDGNQR